The window CGCGCAGATTGTCGTCCATGTCCTCGCAGAAGCGGTCGAACAGCGCCTGCGACAGCTCGGTGGCGCCTTGTCGGGGGGCGCCCTGGACCGTGCGGAGGCGGCGCAGCAGCAGCCAGAGGTGCAACAGCAACAGATCGAACCGCCCGTCAACGGTATCCGGCACGCCCAAGTCGCGGTAAAATATGGGTTCTCGCGCCTGCGTCACGATCATGCCATAGATGGCTTCAATGGTGCCCGAGGCTAGGCGGGGTTTCCTGAAGTGATTGAACGGCCAAAGCATTGTGGTTTCCGCAAGCGGGCGCGCGCGTGTTGCATTCAGAGCCTCCGCCCGGTACTTCAGCGCCTCGCGCGACGCAAGGGGACGGAATCAGTTCCGCTATGACGATAACGAACCAGACCAGCCTGCGTGCAGACAAGCGGCGCGGCCTTCAAGCACGTTGGCGCGGCTTGCGCCTGTTCGCGGCCGCGGCCCTGGTCGGCGCTGCGCTTGCGGGCTGCACCGGCGAGCAGTTCCAGAAGGGTTACATCCTGCCGCCCGGCGCGCTGGAGCAGATCCCGATCGGCGCGAGCCAGGACCAGGTGCTGATCGTGATGGGCACCCCCTCCACCGTCGCAACCCTGGACGGCGAGGTGTTCTATTACATCTCGCAGCGCTCGGAGCGCGTGGTCGCCTTCATGAATCAGAAGGTGGTCGATCAGCGCGTCATCGCGGTCTATTTCGACAAGAACCGGCGCGTGCGCCGGCTTGCGAATTACGGCCTGCAGGACGGCAAGATCTTCGACTTCATCAGCCGGACCACGCCGACGTCGGGCCAGGAGATGAGCTACCTCACGCCTATCTTCAAGCTGCTCAGCTTTAACTGAGCCTTCAGCCTGCGGCTTCGTGCGGCTTGCCGTTGCGCGTCCTGTTCCATACGCTCCCTCCAAAACAAGCTGCAGGGAGTGGATTCGTGCCCAATAAATTGCTGTCCCGCCGTCGCGTGCTCACCGGTGCTGCCGCCCTCTCGGCCGCAGCGATCCTGCCGCGCTCGAGTCTTGCGGACTGGAAGCCCACCGAAAACGTCCGCCTCGTCGTGCCGGCTGCCGCCGGCGGCTCGACCGATGTGATGGGTCGGCTCCTGGCCGCGCATCTGCAGACCGCATGGGGCCAATCGGCCGTGGTGGAAAACCGCTCCGGCGGCGGCGGTACGATCGGCACGGCCGAGGTGGTCCGCGCCAAGCCGGACGGTCACACCATCCTGATCGGCAATCCCGGCCCGAACGCGATCGCCTACAGCATCTTCAAGAACCTCACTTACAAGCCGGACCAGCTCCAGCCAGTCTCCAACATGATCCGGATCCCGAACATCGTCTCGGCTCATCCCAAGACCGGCATCAAGTCGATCGCCGAGCTGGTCGCCTATCTCAAGGCCAATCCGGACAAGCTCAGCTACGCCTCCTCCGGCGTCGGCCAGAGCCCTCACCTCACAGGCGCCTGGTTCCTGCAGCTCACCGGCCTGAAGATGACGCATATCCCGTTCCGCGGCGCCGGTCCCGCGCTCCAGGCGGCGCTCGCCGGCGACATCCAGATCCTGTTCGACAATCTCTATCCGAGCCTGCCGCAGGTGCAGAACGGCACCCTCACCGGCCTCTGCGTCACCACGACCGAGCGCAGCGAGCTCGCGCCGAACCTGCCGACCATGCGCGAGAGCGCGCCGGAGCTTGCGGCTTTCGACGTCTCGTCGTGGTTCTCGGTGTTCCTGCCGAAGGGTGTGCAGCCCGCCGTTGTCGAAGCGCTCAACCTGCAAGTGAAGGCGATGCTCGAGCGCGACGACATCAAGAAGAACATTGTCGCCATGGGCGCCCGCGCCGACTACGGCACGCCCGACCAGTTCGCCGCCTTCGTGGACGCCGAGACGAAGAAGTTCGCCGGCATCATCCAGAAGGAAGGACTGCAGATGGACGTGCAGTGACGGGGTCGGTCTGGGGCGCCGGGGCTTTGATCCAGTTGAAAACGAGGAGCACCGCCGCCGCCAGCGCAACCGCCAGGAGGGTGCGCGGCTGAAGCGAGCCTGATCTCCTGGCGCCGGTTTGCGCTTTGCCGCAGCTTGGACAGAGGATCGTGCCCATCGGCATATCGCTGCCGCACTGATTGCACCTGGTCATCTCGAACTTCATGGTGCCTAACCTCTCCAGAAGAATCGCCGCATTCGGCCGGCAGCCGACAAAAAACCCGCGGCTTGCACCGCGGGTTTGTCGCAGGAGAGCTGCCTCTGGTTCAGTGCGCGAGCACCGCCAGCAGCAGCAACGCCACGATGTTCGTGATCTTGATCATCGGGTTCACCGCCGGACCTGCGGTGTCCTTGTAGGGATCGCCGACCGTGTCGCCGGTCACGGCCGCCTTGTGAGCATCACTGCCCTTGCCGCCGAAATGTCCGTCCTCGATGTACTTCTTGGCGTTGTCCCAGGCGCCGCCGCCCGAGGTCATCGAGATCGCGACGAACAGGCCGGTCACGATCACGCCGAGCAGCATCGCTCCGACGGCCGAGAACGCCGCCGACTTGCCGGCCGGCCCGCCCCCCGCGATCGCATAGATCACGAAGTAGACGAAGATCGGTGACAGCACAGGAAGCAGCGAGGGGATGATCATTTCCTTGATCGCCGCCTTGGTCAAAAGGTCGACCGCCTTGCCGTAATCCGGCTTGTCGGTGCCTTGCATGATGCCCGGCTTCTCGCGGAATTGGCGCCGGACCTCCTCGACGATCGCGCTCGCCGCGCGGCCCACGGCGGTCATGCCCATCGCGCCGAACAGATACGGCAACAGACCGCCGAACAACAGGCCCACCACGACGTAGGGGTTGTTGAGCGAGAAGTCCGGTTTGACGCCGGCGAAGTAGGCGTGGTGTGCGGAGTCCGCAATGAAGAACTTGAGATCCTCGTTGTAGGCCGCGAACAGCACCAAGGCGCCGAGACCGGCGGAGCCGATCGCGTAGCCCTTGGTCACCGCCTTGGTGGTGTTGCCGACCGCATCGAGCGCGTCGGTCGACTTGCGAACCTCCTTCGGCAGGCCCGCCATCTCGGCAATGCCGCCGGCGTTGTCGGTCACCGGGCCGAACGCGTCGAGCGCGACGACCATGCCGGCGAGCGCGAGCATCGTGGCGGTCGCGATCGCGATGCCGAACAGGCCGGCGAGGCTGTAGGTGACCAGGATACCGGCGATGATGACGAGCGCGGGCAGCGCGGTCGATTCCATCGAGACGGCGAGGCCCTGGATCACGTTGGTGCCGTGGCCGGTTACCGAGGCCTGGGCGATCGACTTCACCGGACGATAGTCCGTGCCGGTGTAGTATTCGGTTATCCAGATGATCAGCGCGGTAACGGCGAGACCGACCACGCCGCACTCGAACAGCGCCATGCCGGTATAGTCGACGCCGGCGAGCTTGCCGAAGCCGATCAGGTAATAAATCACGCCGGCGATGCCGACCAGCGACAGGACGCCGGTTGCGATCAGGCCCTTGTAAAGCGCGCCCATGATCGACTGGCTCGGCCCGAGCTTCACAAAGAAGGTGCCGATAATCGAGGTGATGATGCAGATGCCGCCGATGGCGAGCGGCAACGTCATCATGTCGGCGAGGATCGGCGTCTTGGCGAAGAAGATCGCCGCCAGGACCATGGTGGCGACCGCGGTCACCGCATAGGTTTCGAACAAATCGGCGGCCATGCCGGCGCAGTCGCCGACATTGTCGCCGACGTTGTCGGCGATGGTGGCCGGGTTGCGCGGATCGTCTTCGGGGATGCCGGCCTCGACCTTGCCGACGAGGTCGCCGCCGACGTCCGCACCCTTGGTGAAGATGCCGCCGCCGAGACGGGCGAAGATCGAGATCAGCGAGGCGCCGAAGCCGAGCGCCACCATAGCGTCGATGACGACGCGGCTGTCAGGCGCAAGCTTCAGCGAATGGACCAGGAAGCCGAAATAGAGGGTCACGCCGAGCAGCGCGAGACCCGCCACCAGCATGCCGGTGATGGCGCCCGCCTTGAAGGCAAGCTCGAGACCACCCGCGAGCGACGTCGTCGCCGCCTGGGCGGTGCGCACATTGGCGCGGACCGAGACGTTCATGCCGATGAAGCCGGCCGCCCCCGACAGGATCGCACCGATGGCAAAACCGATTGCTACGTAGAGCCCCAGGAAATAGGCAAGCAGCACGAAGATGACGATGCCGACCATACCGATCGTGGTGTACTGACGCCGCAGGTAAGCCTGTGCGCCTTCGCGCACCGCTGCCGCGATTTCCTGCATGCGCGGAGACCCCGCATCCGCGCTCAACACCGAAGACGTCGCCCAGATCGCGTAGACGACGGAAAGCACTCCGCAGAGCACAATCAACCATAATGCTGTCATGTGATTTTTTGCCTCAGATCCTTGATGAACGTACCCCCGGCGCCTTTTGTTTTTCCGTCGTGCGGTGCGGCGCCTTGATTTTGAACAAGGCCGCTCCTTGCCCGAAGGCGCGGCCCTAGTCGGTCACGACCTTGCCAAAATCAAATTGAGGGTGCAACGCCGGATGAGCCGAAAAAGCCGATCTCGGCAAGTATTTAGGCCGGTCCGGGGTCGCCCGTTTGCCACAGAACAGGCAAGCGGCCTACCGAAGGGACCGAGCCCAGCCGTGGCCATGCCTAGGCCGCCGACCTCACAGGATGACGGGATGAGGACGCGATCTCGAAGGTCTGGCCATCATCCGTCCTCCGCGTAGTCGAGACCTTGATCTCATAGACGCCACCGTTCGGACCAGGCTCCAAACGAACTGCGATCGTCTGGTCGGGTGTCACGGGACCAAGCGCCACATCCTGGTCAGGCAAAACGAGTGTCGCCAGCTCGTTGACGAAAACGACCACATGCATGCCCTTCGGCATGTTCTTCGTCGCCCATTGCCGCAAGTGATCGTGATAGGGCTGTCGGCTCCATGCCGATGGCAGGCCCGGATCGACCTGGATCTGGATGTTCCGGCTGACCGGATGGATGGTGACCACCATCTTCGCCTGATCGGGCTTCCATTGCGCCGGCATCGCCGCCTCCGTTCGCCAGAGGCAATTGAATTCCGCGCACTGGTCCGGCAGGCTGTCGTGGATCTTGCAGCCACGCCCGGGCTTGCACTGCCCGCACCACTTGCCGGCAGGCTTCTGGATCTCAGGAATGTTGTAGACCTTGCAGCAGAGCGTGCAGCTTCCACATTCCCTGCCGGGAACGGGCTGCAACTTGCTCGCGGTTGAGGCCGCTGTCATCCGAATCAAATCCGCCGATTGCGATTTCCGATAGTACCCGGTTGTCCCCAAAAAGCGGAGAGACTAGACGCGCCTGGCCGCACCAGAGCCTAGAAATGGCTATAGGATAGGCGGCGCAGTGTGATGTCGCGGCCTTGTGCGCCCGTCCATCGCGGCGCTCGTTGGCCGGCGATGATGGTGCCGATCGCCGTGACGGGGACACCAGCCTGCTCGGCCTCCCGTGTGAAATCGGCGCAGCGCGATTCGGGAACGGCGCACAGAACTTCGTAATCGTCCCCGCCGGACACGAGCCTTTCAAGGCCGACAGCGGACATCGCAGCGGCTGGTGACAGCGGAACATGGTGCGCCTCGACCAAGGCGCTGACGCCGGAGGCGGCGCAGAGCTTGGCAAGATCACCTGCCAGACCATCGGACACGTCCATCGCTGCGCTGGCATGGGCGAGCACTGCCCCGGCCAATGCATTGCGCGGCCGAGGGAGGCGATAGCGATCGATCAGATAGTCCTGCGCGGCCCGATCTGCCGTCAGCATGGCCCCCATCGTCCCGCCCGTGAGCACATCGAGGCCAAGCGCGGCGTCGCCGATCGTGCCCGTGACCAGGATACGGTCGCCCGGCTTCGCGCCGGTGCGGCCAACCATCCGCCCCTGCGGCACGCGGCCAAAGGCGGTGATCGAGATCATCTGCGGCCCGGGCGTCGACACCGTGTCGCCGCCGAGCAGCGGACAGGCGAAGGTCTTGGCATCCTCGCCTAGCGCATCGGCGAACGGCCTGAGCCAGGCGTCTTCCTTGCTGCGCAGCGCCAGCGTCAGCACGAAGCCGGCCGGCACGGCCCCCTTGGCGGCGAGATCGGACAGGTTCACCCGCAGCGCCTTGCGCGCGATGGTATCGGGCGGATCGGTGGCAAGATAATGCACGCCCTCAACCACCGCGTCGGTGGTGACGACGATGTCGCTGCCGAGCGCCTGCAGGATGGCGGCATCGTCCACCAGCCCCAGCGCGCCGGGATCAGTCGCCAGCGGCTTGAAATAGCGCGCGATGAGGGAGTCTTCGGCGGAGGTTTCTGGTGCGTTCGTCATCGGCGCTAGCCCCAAACTCCACTGTCATCGCCCGGCTTGACCGGGCGATCCAGTACGCCGAGACGCCCGATATCCATTACCGCTGCCGCGGCGTACTGGATCACCCGCCTTCGCGGGTGATGACAGCGGAATGTGTAATTACCCCCGCCCGAACTCGTCACCGCGAAACTGGCGGCCGATCTGGTCGAGCACCGCGTTGACCATGCCCGTTTCCTCGCGGTCGACGAAGGCATTGGCGACGTCGACATATTCGGACACGACGACGCGGCCCGGCACGTCCTTGCGGTGTTCCAATTCGTAGGCCCCTGCCCGCAGCACCGCGCGCAGGATCGCTTCGATGCGCTTCAACGGCCAGCCCTTCGACAGCGCCTCGTCGATCAGCGGATCGAGCTTCTTCTGGTCGCGCACGACGCCGGAGACGACGTCGCGGAAGAACGCCGCTTCCGCCGGCAGATATGTATCGCCCTCGACCTCGTTGCCGAGCCAGTGGCTCTCGAACTCCGCAAAAATGTCGTTGATGCCGGCGCCGCCGATATCCATCTGGTACAGCGCCTGCACGGCTGCGAGCCGCGCCGCACCGCGCCGGTTCGCCTTCTTCTCCGTGCCAGACGGCGGCTTCTTGTTGTTGTCGGCCATGATCAAGCCCGCGCCAGCCGGCGCTTTATGCGCAGCATCGCAATCGCGGCCCGCGCTGCATCGCCGCCCTTGTTCAGCTCGCTGGCGCGCGCCCGCGCCCAGGCCTGCGCCTCGGTGTTGACGGTGAGGATGCCGTTGCCGAGCGGCAGCTTGCGCGCCACCGCCAGGTCCATCAGCGCGCGGGAAGATTCCTGCGAGACGATCTCGAAATGGATGGTGTCGCCACGGATCACGCAGCCGAGCGCGATCGCGGCGTCGTAGGGCTTGCCATTGGCGGCCGCGGAATCGATGGCGATCGCCACCGCCGCAGGAATCTCCAGTGCGCCGGGAACCGTGATGACGTCGTGGGTCAAACCGGCCGCCTTCAGCTCGGCCACCGCGCCTTCGAGCATCGCGTCCTGGAGATCGTCATAGAACCGCGCCTCGACAATCAGCGCGCGCGCGCCGGAAATGTCGGTCTGGTCCTTCAGGGGTGCGCGCCGCGCGTCTGCCATCGTCAAATCCGTTCCACAGGGGTTGGCGCTATGTAGTCGCCACCAGCGGGTAAGCCAAGTTTAAAGACGCCGTCACTTCATTTCCGTCAGCCGCGCCGCATAGCGGGCCATCAGGTCGACCTCGATATTGACCTCATCTCCCGCCTTCCAGCCGCCGATCGTCGTGACCGTCAGGGTGTGCGGGATGATCAGCACCGAAAAGCTCACGTCCTTCACCGTATTAACCGTCAGCGAGACGCCGTCGAGCGTGATCGAGCCCTTGGTCGCGATGAACCGCGCCAGCTCCCGCGTCGTGGAGAGCTCGAACCGCGCCATCTCGGGCAGGTCCTCGCGGCTGACGAGGGTCGCGATGCCATCGGCATGGCCGGCGACGATATGCCCGCCAAGCTCGTCGCCGATCTTGAGCGCACGCTCGAGATTGAGCCTGGTGCCGACCTTCCAGTGCTTTGCCGTCGTCAGCGCCAGCGTCTCGGCCGCGGCATCGACGTCGAACCAGGTCCTTTGAGCAGACTCTTTGCCGCCTTCGACGCCGGAAGCAACCACCGTCAGGCACACGCCATTGCAGGCGATCGAGGCGCCGTCGGCAATGGTGGTCTGGTCGTAGCGGCAGGCGATGCGCAGCCGGTGCAGCTGGCCTTGCGCCGTCGGCGTGAAGCCGATGATCTCGCCGATATCGGTGACAATGCCGGTGAACATTACGCGCGCTCGTAGATGGTGAGAGTATCCTTGTCGAAGGTCTCGCTAGCATGAACCTTGTAGGCCTGCGACTGCGTGATTTTCGACAGGGGCAATGCAGCGAGCGCATCCACCCCGTCGGCGCCCACCGCCTCCGCGCCGCGGAACAGCCAGATCTCGTCAACGAGGTCGGCGGCGATGAAGGAGGCCGCGACGCGGCTGCCGCCCTCGACCATCAGCCGCGTGATGCCCTTGCCGGCCAATGCATGCAGCACCGCCGCAAGATCGAGCCCCGAGGCGTTGCCGGGCGGCACGCGGATCACTTGCGCACCGGCCGCACCGAGCCGCGTGGCGGCCGCGGCCTCCGCGAGTTCAGAACCCACCACCCACAACGGAATCTCGCGCGCGGAGCCCACGAGCTTGCTTGCGCCGGGAATGCGCAGACTCTGGTCGAGAACGACGCGCACCGGCGAGCGCGCCGCCATGCCTGGCAGGCGGCAGTCGAGCTGCGGATCGTCCACCAGCACCGTGCCGATGCCGACCAGGATGGAGTCGCTCGAGGCGCGCAGGAGGTGCACCCGGTTGCGTGCCGCCTCCCCGGTGATCGCGACCGGCTTGCTCCCGGCCGCGCCGATCTTGCCGTCGGGCGAGACCGCGAGCTTCAGGATCACATGCGGGCGGTGATCCCTGATGCAGCGGAAATGCCCGGAATGATCGAAGGCGGCTTCGCGCGCGCACAGACCCACATCCACCATGATGCCGGCGGCGCGCAAGCGCGCGTGACCCTGACCTGCGACTTCCGGGTTGGGATCCTCGATCGCGGCCACCACACGCTTGATGCCGGCGGCAATCACGGCGTCGGCACACGGTGGCGATTTGCCGAAATGCGAACACGGCTCCAGCGTGACATAGAGCGTGGCGCCGCGCGCGGCCTCGCCTGCGCGCCGCAGCGCTTCAGGCTCGCCATGCGGCCGTCCGCCAGGTTGGGTCCAGCCGCGGCCGACGATCACGCCGTCCTTGACGATGACGGCGCCGACGGCGGGATTGGGCCAGGTACGTCCCTGCCCGCGCCTGCCGAGCGCCAGCGCAAGCTCCATGAAGCGCCGGTCGGCATCCCTGGACTCGCGCGCCTTCTGCGCGAATTGATCCTCCAGGATGCGAAAGATCATTTGCGGATCGCGGCGAGCCGCGCTTCCTCCTCACCGGAGAGTTCGCCGAGCACGTCGGCGAAATCCTTGGCCTCGCGGAAATTGCGGTAGACCGAGGCGAAGCGGACATAGGCGACGTCGTCGAGCGTGCGCAGATGCTCCATCACGGTCTCGCCGATCACCTCGGAGGAGATTTCAGCCTCGCCGCCGGTCTCGAGCTCGCGCACGATGGTGGAGACCATCTTCTCCACCCTTTCAGGCTCGACCTGCCGCTTGCGCAAGCTGATCGACACCGAGCGCATCAGCTTGTCGCGATCGAACGGCACGCGGCGACCGTTGCGCTTGATTACCGTGAGCTCGCGCAGCTGCACGCGCTCGAAGGTGGTGAAGCGGAAATTGCAGGCGACGCACACGCGCCGCCTGCGGATCACGGAAGAGTCCTCGGTCGGACGCGAGTCCTTCACCTGCGTATCGAGACTGTTGCAGTTCGGGCAGCGCATCCGTTGACCTTGACCGGTTGTCTTGGACCTTACTGATAGATCGGGAAACGGTCGGTGAGCGCCTTGACCCGTTCCTTGATCGCGGCCTCGACCAGCGGCGCCTTGCCGTCGGAGGATTGCGCGATCGCGTTCAGGACTTCGGCGATCATGCCGCCCACCTGCTGGAATTCGGCGACGCCGAACCCGCGGGTGGTTGCCGCAGGCGTGCCCAGCCGAATACCGGAGGTGACAAACGGCGACTCGGGGTCGAACGGAATACCGTTCTTGTTGCAGGTGATGGCAGCGCGAACCAGCGCCTTCTCCGAGGCGTTGCCCTTCAGGCCCTTCGGCCGGAGGTCAACCAGCATCAAATGATTATCGGTGCCACCCGAGACAATGTCGAACCCGTGGCCCTTCATCGCCTCCGCCAGCGCCTTGGCGTTCTCGACGACGTTCTTGGCATAGACCTTGAAGTCCGGCCGCAGCGCCTCGGCGAAGGCGACCGCCTTCGCCGCGATCACATGCATCAAAGGTCCGCCCTGGAGGCCCGGGAAGATCGCCGAGTTGAATTTCTTGGTCAGCGCCTCGTCATTCCACAGCATCAGGCCGCCGCGCGGCCCGCGCAGCGATTTGTGCGTCGTGGTGGTGGTGATGTGGGCGTGCGGCACCGGCGAAGCATGCACGCCGCCGGCGACAAGACCGGCGAAGTGCGCCATGTCGACCAGGAGATACGCGCCGACGCTGTCCGCGATCTCGCGGAAGCGCTTGAAGTCCCAGGCGCGCGAATAGGCCGAGCCGCCGGCCACGATCAGCTTCGGCTTGACCTCCTCGGCCTGCTTGGCGACCGCGTCCATGTCGATGATCTGGTCCTCGCGGCGCACGGTGTAGTGCGCGGCCTTGAACCACTTGCCGCTCATGTTGACGGGGGAGCCGTGGGTGAGATGGCCGCCGGCGGCGAGATCGAGGCCCATGAAGGTGTCGCCGGGCTGAAGCAGCGCCAAGAACACCGCCTGGTTCATCTGGCTGCCGGAGTTCGGCTGCACGTTGGCGAAGTTGGCGCCGAACAGCTTCTTGGCGCGATCGATCGCGAGGTTCTCGGCCACGTCGACCCACTCACAACCGCCGTAGTAGCGCGCGCCCGGGTAGCCTTCCGCATATTTGTTGGTCATCACCGAACCCTGCGCTTCCAGCACGGCACGGCTGACGATGTTCTCGGAGGCGATCAGCTCGACCTCATGACGCTGGCGGCCGAGCTCGCCCTTGATGGCGGCTGCGATTTCCGGGTCGGCCTGCTCGAGCGAGGCGGTGAAAAACGAATCGGGCGCGGAGGCGGTTTTGGCGAAGGTCATCTTGCGAATATCTCCACCGCCGCAGCCTTTTGGCGGGCTACGGGCGGGTCTGGTGTGGCGATCGGAAGCGGCGAGCGCGATCTACCACATCGCCCGCAACAGGCCAAGTAGTTGCGGGTCGGACCGGTGATTTATGCAAGATATGGTGGGACTGGAGGATTTGGACGACGGGGCGGTATCCGGTCGTCCATGTCCTGAAAGGCCCGCTTTGGGCTCGAATGGCCGCGCGGGTGCGAGCGGCCAGCCTCGGGCTCGAATGGCCGCGCGGGTGCGAGCGGCCAGCCTCTACAGCCCGGTATACCCCGCCTTCACGGGATCCACGCTGCCGTCGAGCTGCCGCAGATAGGTGAGGCCGCAAACCGTCAACCTGTGGGTGTTCTTCTCGCCGGCTTCCATCAACGTGTTGAGGTAGTTAGTCACCTTTTCCCGCGCCTCCGCGCTCGCCGCCGACGTGCGGTTGGCGAGCAAATCGTAGGTATGCATGATCCGGTCGATGGCAGCTTCCATGGCACCCTCTGGTTCTTGGCGATTTTCTTGCCGCGTTTGGGAGTTGAGATCAGGCAACCGCTTTGGCCTCGGACTGCGCCTCGAACCTGACGATGGCCTTGTTGGCCAGCCTGATCTTGTTGAATTCGCCGTGCTGGAGCAGCTTGATGACGATCTCGAGCAGGCGTTCGTCGGTAACGAGGGTGTCCCGGATCGCGCCGGAGCGGCGAAGATAGTTCGCGGCGATGGCATAGGCCTCGCTCACGAGTTCCACGTTCATCACCCCAACGCCACGCTCGACCAGCATCGTCCGCCCTCCGATCGAAGGGGATAAGCGCCGAACCGGGAACTCGTTCCCTGCGATCGGGGATTTTTTCGCAACCGCGAAATGGAAAAACGCACCGGTCCGGACACAGCCGGGCCGGCGCGCTTGGGGAAGCTCAGGCACGTTGGGAGGCTTGCCGGTCTTGTTGCGGGCCGGCTTGGCCTTGTCCCGTCGAAAAGAACTCAGAGGCGATACAGGATCTGGTCGGTCCAGAACCGCTCGAGGCGGTGCAGCGACTTGTTCAGGGTCGAGAACTCCTCGCCCGAGATGCCGCCGACCTGCTCGACCGTCTTGACGTGCTTCTGGTACAGCGAGTCGACGATGCGGCGGACTTCCTGGCCCTGCGGCGTCAGGCGGATGCGCACCGAGCGACGATCGACGCGCGAGCGCTGATGGTCGAGGAAGCCGAGCTCGACGAGCTTCTTCAGATTGTAGGAGACGTTGGAGCCCAGGTAATAACCGCGCGTGCGCAGTTCGCCCGCGGTCAGCTCCTTGTCGCCGATGTTGTAGAGCAGGAGCGCCTGCACCGAGTTAATGTCCGCACGACCGCGGCGATCGAACTCGTCCTTGATGACGTCGAGCAGCCGGCGATGCAGCCGCTCCACCAGAGTCAAGGCTTCCAGATAGAGCGTCTGCACCGAACCCTGCTGGCCGGAGACGCGCTCTGCGGTATCTGCCGCAGTTGCGACGGCTTTCATCATGACACTTCCCCTGTTGTCGTTTTTATCGACACTCATTCGACGAAACTTGTGTCCCGTCTGATAGGTGCAACTTAAGGGGCTCGTTTGAAGATCGGCTTAAATAAGAGAATAAAGAGATCATGAATTTAAGACAGTGAATTGCGGATTAAGCCTGTGCCACAAGCACTTTTCGCAATAGTCTGTTGACTCTCGCAAGGTCCTGTTCACCCTCCGTCCGCCGCGATTGTCGCATTCCAGAACAGCCCCGCCCCGTTTCGAAACGGCCGCGTAACAGCTGTGGCGGAACACGCTGGTTAGCGAAAACTTACGTCGAATTTTACGCAACCAACCGTCAACCAAGCGGGCACAACTGCGCCCTCGTGTCCCGGACCAGCACAGAGAAGATCCGGGTCCCAGGGGACACGAACGAGTTCGTGGAGAGATGGGCCCCGGCTCAGCGGCGCATCACTGCGTGCTGCGCAGCGTCCGGGGCACGAGAGAAAGAGTGATCGTTGAAATCGACTTCGCCTATGGCGGCCGTTCGCGCGCGGCCATCCAGGCGAGCGCGAGATAGGCGGCGAGCATGAAGGCTTCGACGCCGACCACAATCAGGCTGCCGCCGTAGATGCCGGGGAACATCAGTTCGATCACCGCCATCGACACCACGGTCGTCAGCCACACCACAGCGCCCCAAGGTGTGGCGAGCCAGAGACCAACCGCAGCAACGAGCTCGATCACGGCGAAGTAGATGGTGGAGGCCTGCCAAGCCATCGACTGGTTCTCGAACGCTTCGTCCTCGCCGCCGACGAAGCCCGTCACCTGCGCCCAGTGATAGAGACCTTTCAGGATCGAGAGCAGCGCCATCACCCGCAGGAACAGCACGAGCCGGCGCGTCCAGACATTGTCGTCGGACTCAGCTCGCTCAGACGAGATCGCCGCCACCGACATTGCGCTGTCTCTGGCATTGTCTCGGACGGCGTCCCTGGCACTGTCGCGGGCCGCATCGCGGGTGGAGATCTCGGACATGCCCCCTTCTGGCTGCTTTGCCCCGCAAAATCAATCGGCTGCCATCTTTTGCGACAGGTCAAGCCGCGGTGACGGGAACCATGCAAGCTGGTATAAGAATAATTCTAGCCGGAGGAAGAGTGATGGCGATCAAATACGGACG of the Bradyrhizobium sp. WSM1417 genome contains:
- a CDS encoding riboflavin synthase, giving the protein MFTGIVTDIGEIIGFTPTAQGQLHRLRIACRYDQTTIADGASIACNGVCLTVVASGVEGGKESAQRTWFDVDAAAETLALTTAKHWKVGTRLNLERALKIGDELGGHIVAGHADGIATLVSREDLPEMARFELSTTRELARFIATKGSITLDGVSLTVNTVKDVSFSVLIIPHTLTVTTIGGWKAGDEVNIEVDLMARYAARLTEMK
- the ribD gene encoding bifunctional diaminohydroxyphosphoribosylaminopyrimidine deaminase/5-amino-6-(5-phosphoribosylamino)uracil reductase RibD, translated to MIFRILEDQFAQKARESRDADRRFMELALALGRRGQGRTWPNPAVGAVIVKDGVIVGRGWTQPGGRPHGEPEALRRAGEAARGATLYVTLEPCSHFGKSPPCADAVIAAGIKRVVAAIEDPNPEVAGQGHARLRAAGIMVDVGLCAREAAFDHSGHFRCIRDHRPHVILKLAVSPDGKIGAAGSKPVAITGEAARNRVHLLRASSDSILVGIGTVLVDDPQLDCRLPGMAARSPVRVVLDQSLRIPGASKLVGSAREIPLWVVGSELAEAAAATRLGAAGAQVIRVPPGNASGLDLAAVLHALAGKGITRLMVEGGSRVAASFIAADLVDEIWLFRGAEAVGADGVDALAALPLSKITQSQAYKVHASETFDKDTLTIYERA
- the nrdR gene encoding transcriptional regulator NrdR encodes the protein MRCPNCNSLDTQVKDSRPTEDSSVIRRRRVCVACNFRFTTFERVQLRELTVIKRNGRRVPFDRDKLMRSVSISLRKRQVEPERVEKMVSTIVRELETGGEAEISSEVIGETVMEHLRTLDDVAYVRFASVYRNFREAKDFADVLGELSGEEEARLAAIRK
- the glyA gene encoding serine hydroxymethyltransferase, which gives rise to MTFAKTASAPDSFFTASLEQADPEIAAAIKGELGRQRHEVELIASENIVSRAVLEAQGSVMTNKYAEGYPGARYYGGCEWVDVAENLAIDRAKKLFGANFANVQPNSGSQMNQAVFLALLQPGDTFMGLDLAAGGHLTHGSPVNMSGKWFKAAHYTVRREDQIIDMDAVAKQAEEVKPKLIVAGGSAYSRAWDFKRFREIADSVGAYLLVDMAHFAGLVAGGVHASPVPHAHITTTTTHKSLRGPRGGLMLWNDEALTKKFNSAIFPGLQGGPLMHVIAAKAVAFAEALRPDFKVYAKNVVENAKALAEAMKGHGFDIVSGGTDNHLMLVDLRPKGLKGNASEKALVRAAITCNKNGIPFDPESPFVTSGIRLGTPAATTRGFGVAEFQQVGGMIAEVLNAIAQSSDGKAPLVEAAIKERVKALTDRFPIYQ
- the ldtR gene encoding transcriptional regulator LdtR, with product MMKAVATAADTAERVSGQQGSVQTLYLEALTLVERLHRRLLDVIKDEFDRRGRADINSVQALLLYNIGDKELTAGELRTRGYYLGSNVSYNLKKLVELGFLDHQRSRVDRRSVRIRLTPQGQEVRRIVDSLYQKHVKTVEQVGGISGEEFSTLNKSLHRLERFWTDQILYRL
- a CDS encoding DUF6163 family protein — protein: MSEISTRDAARDSARDAVRDNARDSAMSVAAISSERAESDDNVWTRRLVLFLRVMALLSILKGLYHWAQVTGFVGGEDEAFENQSMAWQASTIYFAVIELVAAVGLWLATPWGAVVWLTTVVSMAVIELMFPGIYGGSLIVVGVEAFMLAAYLALAWMAARERPP